The nucleotide window AAAAGAAAACCAGAACAGAAGAGATTTGCAAAAGTTACAAAGAAGCAAACGTTAGTTTTGAAGTGTTCTAAGTGTGGTTACACTATAGTAAAAGAGGGAATTAGAGTAAAGAAGTTAGAATTAGTAGAGGTGGCTAAGTGATGAGAAAACTAAGGGTCCTAATTCCAGAGCCAAAGAGTAGATTCCTTAGAGTAAAGTGTCCAAATTGTGGTAATGAACAAACAATATTTAGTCATGCTACATTTCCAGTTAGATGTCTAAGTTGTGGGACTGAGTTAGTATACTCTATGGGCGGTAAAGCAAAAATAGTTGGAGAAGTAGTTAGAATAATGGGTTAAAGATGATTTACAGTAGAAGCAAACTACCCTCAGAAGGAGAAATTTTAATTGCAACTGTAAAACAAGTTTTTGATTATGGTAGTTATGTTTCTTTAGACGAGTATGGGGGTTTACAGGCCTTTTTGCCTTGGAGTGAAGTAAGTAGCAAATGGGTTAAGAATATAAGGGATGTTCTCAAGGAAAATAGGAAAGTTATAGTAAAAGTAATTAGGGTTGATAGGAGAAAAGGTACTGTAGATGTGTCATTAAAGAAAGTTACCGATGACGAGAGAAGAAAGAAGAATTTACAATGGAAGAAAATCCAACGATTAGATAAGATTTTGGAACTAGTATCGCAAAAACTTAAATTAAGTGAAAAAGATGCGTGGGAACAAGTTGCGTGGAAATTAGAAGCCAAGTATGGTGACCCTATTACAGCAATAGAAAAAGCTGTTAAAGAAGGAGAGAAAATACTAATTGATGCAGGAGTCCCAGAAATTTGGGTTAAGCCATTACTAGAAGAGGCTTCAAAGCACGCTGAGGAAAGGAAAGTGAAAATGTCTGGTCTTATAACAGTTAGGACAAATGAGCCATTAGGAGTTGAAAAGATTAAAGAAGTGATCTCTAAGGCTTTAGAAAACATAGAACAAGACTATGAGAGCCTATTAAATATTAAAATATATACTATTGGTGCCCCTAGATATAGGGTTGATGTAGTAGGTACTAATCCAAAGGAGGCCTCAGAGGCACTAAATCAGATTATATCTAATTTAATTAAGATAGGAAAAGAAGAAAACGTAGATATAAGTGTGGTTAAGAAATGAAGTGGAAAATGAGGAAATGTCCTAAAGACAACATCTATACTTTTAAAGATACTTGCCAAATATGTGGCTCTAAAACTGTGATCCCTCATC belongs to Saccharolobus solfataricus and includes:
- a CDS encoding 30S ribosomal protein S27e; translated protein: MRKLRVLIPEPKSRFLRVKCPNCGNEQTIFSHATFPVRCLSCGTELVYSMGGKAKIVGEVVRIMG
- a CDS encoding translation initiation factor IF-2 subunit alpha, with product MIYSRSKLPSEGEILIATVKQVFDYGSYVSLDEYGGLQAFLPWSEVSSKWVKNIRDVLKENRKVIVKVIRVDRRKGTVDVSLKKVTDDERRKKNLQWKKIQRLDKILELVSQKLKLSEKDAWEQVAWKLEAKYGDPITAIEKAVKEGEKILIDAGVPEIWVKPLLEEASKHAEERKVKMSGLITVRTNEPLGVEKIKEVISKALENIEQDYESLLNIKIYTIGAPRYRVDVVGTNPKEASEALNQIISNLIKIGKEENVDISVVKK
- a CDS encoding RNA-protein complex protein Nop10 gives rise to the protein MKWKMRKCPKDNIYTFKDTCQICGSKTVIPHPSRFSPEDKYVKYRIELKKGITLNC